A window of the Erpetoichthys calabaricus chromosome 10, fErpCal1.3, whole genome shotgun sequence genome harbors these coding sequences:
- the rtn4rl2a gene encoding reticulon-4 receptor-like 2a — MDTRSSARRRSGFPTFRGSLVFWLILWMIFSKPCSVSSCPRLCICYPAPMTVSCQSQNFSNVPAGIPYDSQRVFLQNNRITELRAESFGFGTQVLWLYSNNITFIEPGAFSDLRDLEELDIGDNRNLRSLNPDIFRGLDKLQSLHMYRCQLGSLPGTIFQKLYSLQFLYLQDNNLHYLQDDLFADLVNLTHLFLHGNRIRVLSENVFRGLVNLDRLLLHENRIRQVSRKAFRDLGRLTILFLFNNTLSELPGPALNDLPSLQFLRLNGNPWSCGCEARPLWEWFRKVRVSSSELVCSTPEDKKGLDLRFLREIDFAPCPLPDLGLGKTTSTFSTKTRWWFPKSLNGNEQLKGIHGSKKKGSISSWDEAKPQPSSFYNKSPKIYSPKDAEESLPKIDTEEYWANYENEDATIRCFEEDCQNEGSFRNTGVRTGVPDLYKLALSLTVVMFFGRL; from the exons ATGGACACTCGCTCTTCAGCACGGAGGCGCTCTGGATTTCCAACTTTCAGAG GCTCTCTGGTCTTCTGGCTCATCCTCTGGATGATCTTTTCAAAGCCGTGTTCAGTCTCCTCTTGCCCACGCCTGTGCATCTGTTACCCGGCACCCATGACAGTCAGCTGTCAGTCCCAGAACTTCTCGAACGTGCCAGCCGGCATCCCTTACGACAGCCAGAGGGTGTTCCTGCAGAATAACCGCATCACGGAGCTGCGAGCCGAGTCCTTCGGGTTTGGGACACAG GTGCTATGGCTGTATTCCAACAATATCACTTTCATTGAGCCTGGTGCCTTTAGTGACCTACGTGACTTGGAAGAGTTGGACATTGGAGACAATCGGAATCTCCGCTCTCTGAACCCAGATATCTTCAGAGGACTGGACAAACTACAGAGTCTGCACATGTACCGCTGCCAGCTGGGCTCATTGCCTGGGACTATTTTCCAGAAACTCTATAGTCTTCAGTTCCTTTACCTTCAAGACAATAATCTGCACTACCTGCAGGATGACCTGTTTGCAGATCTGGTCAACCTTACACATCTGTTCCTTCATGGCAACCGAATACGTGTCCTTTCTGAGAATGTCTTCCGTGGGCTGGTAAACCTTGATCGCCTTCTTCTGCATGAAAATCGAATCCGTCAGGTCAGCCGAAAGGCATTTCGGGACCTTGGTCGGCTCACTATTCTCTTCCTCTTTAATAACACTTTGTCGGAGCTTCCTGGACCTGCACTCAATGACCTTCCCTCTTTGCAGTTCCTTCGTCTCAATGGCAATCCCTGGTCCTGTGGATGTGAGGCTCGCCCTCTTTGGGAATGGTTCAGAAAAGTTAGGGTTTCAAGTTCTGAATTGGTTTGCTCAACTCCTGAGGATAAAAAAGGCCTAGACCTGCGGTTCTTGAGAGAGATCGATTTTGCTCCCTGCCCGCTCCCTGATCTTGGCCTGGGCAAAACGACATCCACATTCAGCACCAAAACAAGGTGGTGGTTCCCTAAATCCCTTAATGGAAATGAGCAGCTTAAAGGCATCCATGGTAGCAAGAAAAAGGGAAGTATTTCTTCCTGGGATGAGGCCAAACCCCAGCCATCATCATTTTACAACAAATCCCCCAAGATCTACAGCCCCAAGGATGCAGAGGAGTCTCTTCCCAAGATTGATACAGAAGAATATTGGGCTAACTACGAAAATGAAGATGCTACCATTCGCTGCTTTGAGGAGGACTGCCAAAATGAAGGATCATTCCGGAACACTGGAGTACGAACAGGAGTACCCGATCTCTACAAGCTGGCACTATCTTTAACAGTTGTGATGTTTTTTGGCCGATTGTAG